The following coding sequences lie in one Alicyclobacillus curvatus genomic window:
- the leuD gene encoding 3-isopropylmalate dehydratase small subunit encodes MEPLRRHHGKVAVLDRLNVDTDQIIPKQFLKRVERSGFGQYLFYDWRHNADGTPNPQFEWSDGSADGASILVAGENFGCGSSREHAAWALSDYGFRVILAPSFADIFYNNCFKNGVLPIALPREAIATLFEQARAAQATKQEAAPATQGAALVESDTAPGGQDAAPGAESSQYSLQAGPSGLDAGVLSLTVDLESQTVSGAGGFHVSFDVDPFRRKCLLEGLDDIGLTMQWEDEIHRFEDKYAPRERYELFSNCYLNFE; translated from the coding sequence ATGGAGCCGCTTCGTCGTCATCACGGGAAGGTAGCTGTACTCGATAGGCTGAATGTGGACACGGACCAGATTATTCCCAAGCAGTTCCTCAAGCGTGTGGAGAGGAGCGGGTTTGGTCAATACCTCTTTTACGACTGGCGCCACAACGCGGACGGAACCCCGAATCCGCAGTTCGAATGGAGTGACGGAAGTGCGGACGGTGCCTCCATCCTGGTGGCGGGGGAGAACTTCGGTTGTGGATCTTCGCGGGAACACGCGGCCTGGGCGCTGTCTGACTACGGATTTCGCGTCATTCTGGCGCCTTCATTCGCAGACATCTTCTACAACAACTGCTTTAAAAATGGGGTCTTGCCGATTGCATTGCCTCGTGAAGCCATCGCGACATTGTTCGAGCAAGCGCGGGCTGCTCAGGCAACCAAACAGGAAGCAGCACCTGCCACACAGGGAGCAGCACTCGTCGAATCGGACACAGCACCGGGCGGACAGGACGCGGCACCGGGCGCCGAAAGCTCGCAGTATTCCTTGCAGGCTGGGCCATCAGGTCTGGACGCTGGCGTTTTATCCCTAACGGTGGACCTCGAATCGCAAACGGTGAGTGGTGCGGGTGGGTTTCACGTATCCTTCGATGTCGATCCGTTCCGACGCAAATGCCTGCTGGAGGGGCTCGACGACATCGGGCTGACCATGCAGTGGGAAGATGAGATTCACCGATTTGAAGACAAGTATGCGCCGCGTGAACGGTATGAGCTTTTCTCCAATTGCTACCTCAACTTCGAGTAG
- the leuB gene encoding 3-isopropylmalate dehydrogenase: MHAKIAVLPGDGIGPEVTAEAVALLDVVADIYSHQFEFEHAAIGGIAIDSTGTPLPEDTLALARQSHGVLLGAVGGPRWDKGPADRRPETGLLALRKGLDVFANLRPIQVFSHLVDASPLKREIVEGVDMLIVRELTGGLYFGQPRGRTAGPDGIDVVDTLQYSEREIRRILQLGFELAGKRRGNLTSVDKANVLESSRVWREVADEMAHDYPHVTLSHQLVDSAAMQIVRDPGRFDVVVTENLFGDILSDEAAVITGSIGLLPSASLGAAGPGIYEPIHGSAPDIAGRGVANPLATMLSAAMLLRHSLGLEVEAQVIEEAVRQVLAQGARTPDLAGSGSSLCKSAVIGTEEMAKRVREAVKKVAEDKAKNAG, from the coding sequence ATGCATGCAAAAATCGCGGTCTTACCTGGTGACGGAATTGGACCTGAGGTGACAGCGGAAGCGGTGGCGTTGCTCGACGTTGTCGCCGATATCTACAGCCACCAGTTTGAATTTGAACACGCAGCGATTGGCGGCATTGCCATCGACAGCACCGGCACACCACTGCCGGAGGACACCTTGGCACTCGCCAGGCAAAGCCACGGCGTGCTTCTTGGAGCAGTCGGTGGGCCACGTTGGGATAAAGGGCCTGCCGACAGACGTCCAGAGACCGGACTCCTCGCCTTGCGCAAAGGCTTGGACGTATTTGCAAACCTGCGTCCCATCCAGGTCTTTTCTCATCTCGTTGATGCCTCCCCCCTCAAACGAGAGATTGTCGAGGGCGTCGACATGCTGATTGTCCGTGAACTCACGGGTGGCCTCTATTTTGGCCAGCCCCGCGGTCGAACTGCGGGACCTGACGGCATCGATGTCGTCGACACACTACAGTACAGCGAGCGTGAGATTCGGCGTATCTTGCAACTCGGATTCGAACTTGCAGGCAAGCGCCGAGGCAACCTGACGTCTGTCGATAAGGCAAACGTCCTCGAAAGCAGTCGAGTATGGCGTGAAGTGGCAGACGAGATGGCACATGACTATCCACATGTCACCTTGTCTCATCAACTGGTCGACAGTGCGGCGATGCAAATCGTGCGCGACCCAGGCCGCTTTGACGTGGTGGTGACGGAAAACCTGTTTGGCGACATTTTGTCGGATGAAGCGGCTGTGATTACCGGGTCGATTGGACTCCTGCCATCGGCAAGCCTCGGTGCGGCTGGGCCGGGGATTTACGAGCCCATTCACGGCTCCGCACCGGATATCGCAGGCCGTGGGGTGGCAAATCCGCTGGCGACGATGCTGTCCGCAGCGATGCTGCTGCGCCACTCCCTTGGTCTTGAAGTGGAAGCACAAGTGATTGAGGAAGCGGTTCGGCAAGTGCTCGCACAAGGCGCCAGAACTCCAGACCTGGCAGGTTCAGGCAGCAGCCTTTGCAAATCGGCTGTGATTGGAACAGAAGAAATGGCAAAACGCGTACGCGAGGCGGTGAAAAAGGTTGCAGAAGACAAAGCCAAGAACGCTGGTTGA
- the ilvB gene encoding acetolactate synthase large subunit, whose protein sequence is MVKTKAEPRSLSGAQMLVEALKQENVKLIFGYPGGAVLPIYDALYQCGIPHILPRHEQGAIHAAEGYARVTGKTGVVIATSGPGATNLVTGLADAMMDSLPLVVITGQVGTQVIGTDAFQEASVLGITMPVTKHNYQVRDVNQLPRVIKEAFHIANTGRPGPVLIDIPKDVTQTAAPFDYSTAMKLPGYQPTLTPNRLQIRKVAAAIRTSERPVILAGAGILHAKANPELLEFVNRTQIPVAHTLLGLGGLPASHPLFLGMAGMHGTVAANTALYEADLVINIGARFDDRVTGNLEHFARGATVVHVDIDPAEIGKNVPTDIPVVGDAKQAMEMLLAENLTVTNADSWRTYLDNLKNEYPLWYINSDEELKPQKLIELVAEVTSGEAVVVTDVGQHQMWAAQFYPFEHPHRFVTSGGLGTMGFGLPAAIGAQLGNRDGTVVALLGDGGFQMTMQELALLVDYKLPVKVVVVNNGSLGMVRQWQELFFGGRYSESLLQTGPDFVKLAEAFGIPGFRVTTFDEAREVLGRELQCEGPVVIDCRVTPGENVFPMVPTGKGLHEMVGVKP, encoded by the coding sequence ATGGTCAAGACAAAGGCTGAACCCCGGTCCCTGAGTGGAGCCCAAATGCTTGTTGAGGCGCTCAAACAGGAGAACGTCAAGTTGATTTTCGGATACCCTGGCGGTGCAGTGCTCCCGATTTACGACGCCCTGTATCAATGCGGCATCCCACACATCCTGCCAAGACATGAGCAGGGTGCGATTCACGCCGCAGAAGGTTATGCCCGCGTGACGGGCAAGACTGGTGTGGTCATCGCTACCTCAGGCCCAGGCGCAACCAACCTTGTCACAGGACTGGCGGATGCGATGATGGACTCGCTTCCACTCGTGGTCATCACAGGTCAGGTAGGAACGCAGGTCATTGGCACAGACGCATTCCAAGAAGCATCCGTGCTTGGCATCACGATGCCAGTCACAAAACACAACTACCAGGTTCGCGATGTAAACCAGTTACCCCGCGTTATTAAGGAAGCCTTCCACATCGCCAATACCGGGAGGCCGGGTCCGGTTTTAATTGACATCCCGAAAGATGTCACCCAGACTGCGGCACCCTTTGATTACAGCACGGCCATGAAATTGCCGGGGTATCAGCCAACCCTCACACCAAACCGACTTCAAATCCGAAAAGTGGCGGCCGCGATTCGAACGTCGGAACGTCCCGTCATCTTGGCTGGTGCAGGTATTCTGCACGCAAAAGCAAACCCGGAACTCCTTGAATTCGTCAACCGGACACAGATTCCGGTTGCCCACACGCTGCTTGGGCTCGGCGGACTTCCGGCTTCACATCCACTGTTTCTTGGAATGGCCGGAATGCACGGGACAGTGGCTGCGAATACGGCACTTTACGAAGCTGACCTTGTCATCAACATCGGCGCACGTTTTGACGACCGCGTGACGGGTAACCTGGAACATTTCGCCCGCGGTGCAACGGTTGTTCATGTCGACATCGATCCCGCTGAAATCGGCAAAAACGTCCCAACCGACATCCCTGTCGTCGGCGATGCCAAACAAGCCATGGAAATGTTGCTTGCTGAAAATCTCACGGTGACAAATGCCGATTCCTGGCGAACCTATCTCGATAACCTGAAAAACGAGTATCCGCTTTGGTACATCAATTCAGACGAAGAATTGAAACCCCAGAAACTGATTGAACTGGTTGCAGAAGTGACCAGCGGAGAAGCGGTTGTGGTCACAGACGTGGGACAGCATCAGATGTGGGCCGCACAGTTTTACCCGTTTGAGCACCCGCACAGGTTTGTCACATCGGGTGGTCTTGGCACCATGGGATTTGGCCTTCCTGCCGCTATCGGGGCGCAACTCGGTAATCGTGATGGTACGGTCGTCGCACTGCTTGGCGATGGTGGGTTCCAGATGACGATGCAGGAACTCGCACTGCTCGTGGATTACAAGCTGCCTGTGAAAGTGGTGGTGGTGAACAACGGATCGCTCGGAATGGTTCGTCAGTGGCAGGAACTGTTCTTCGGAGGCCGCTACTCGGAGTCACTGTTGCAAACCGGGCCGGACTTCGTCAAGCTTGCCGAAGCCTTCGGCATTCCCGGTTTTCGCGTCACAACGTTTGACGAGGCGAGAGAGGTTCTCGGGCGCGAATTGCAATGTGAGGGTCCGGTCGTCATCGACTGCCGCGTCACCCCGGGAGAGAACGTCTTCCCAATGGTACCGACCGGCAAGGGTCTGCACGAGATGGTAGGGGTGAAACCATGA
- the ilvD gene encoding dihydroxy-acid dehydratase yields MRSDVIKKGVDRAPHRSLLYATGVKPTDLPKPFIGICNSYVDIVPGHVHLRDLAEVVKDAIRQAGGIPFEFNTIGVDDGIAMGHIGMRYSLPSRELIADSAETMINAHWFDGVFYMPNCDKITPGMLMAAVRTNVPAVFVSGGPMAAGRTSTGHNLSLSSVFEGVGAYQSGKMTEAELLELEQQACPTCGSCSGMFTANSMNCIMEMLGVALPGNGTVLATSQDRHDLIYEAAKHLMKLVENDIRPRDIITRDAIDDAFALDMAMGGSTNTVLHLLAIAHEAGIEYDIHRINEIAERVPYLAKISPASEYSMHDVHLAGGISAIIHELTKVPGAIHADRITISQQAIGEVVQEAEIVNETVIRRKETPYSQVGGLSILYGNLAPNGAVIKVGAVDAEISSFEGEAIIFESQEDAQAGIDNGTVREGHVVVIRYEGPKGGPGMPEMLAPTSSIVGRGLGKQVALITDGRFSGATRGIAVGHISPEAAEGGPIALLRNGDRILIDLQERSINALVSDEELEARRLDLMPFEPKVKSGYLARYTKLVTSANTGGVLKV; encoded by the coding sequence ATGAGAAGTGATGTTATCAAGAAAGGGGTCGACAGGGCGCCACACCGAAGCCTGCTGTATGCGACCGGTGTGAAACCGACCGATCTGCCGAAGCCATTTATCGGCATCTGCAACTCTTACGTGGATATCGTGCCCGGCCATGTTCATCTCCGTGATCTCGCGGAGGTCGTCAAAGACGCCATTCGTCAGGCAGGAGGCATCCCATTCGAGTTCAACACGATTGGTGTGGACGACGGGATAGCCATGGGGCATATTGGCATGCGTTACTCGCTGCCGAGCCGTGAACTGATTGCCGACTCTGCCGAAACGATGATCAACGCGCACTGGTTCGATGGGGTTTTTTATATGCCCAACTGCGACAAAATCACGCCTGGGATGTTGATGGCCGCTGTTCGGACCAACGTGCCGGCCGTTTTTGTGTCCGGCGGGCCGATGGCCGCGGGCCGAACGAGTACGGGTCATAACTTGTCTCTGTCGTCGGTGTTTGAAGGGGTTGGAGCCTATCAATCCGGGAAGATGACCGAGGCAGAACTGCTTGAACTCGAACAGCAGGCGTGTCCAACGTGCGGCAGCTGCTCAGGGATGTTTACCGCAAACTCGATGAACTGCATCATGGAGATGCTAGGCGTTGCTCTTCCCGGCAACGGCACGGTGCTCGCAACCTCGCAGGACCGCCACGACCTGATTTACGAAGCAGCCAAACACCTGATGAAACTGGTTGAAAATGACATCCGGCCTCGTGACATCATCACGCGCGACGCCATCGATGACGCGTTTGCACTGGATATGGCGATGGGTGGCTCCACCAATACTGTTCTTCACCTCCTCGCGATTGCCCACGAAGCAGGTATCGAGTATGACATCCACCGGATTAACGAGATCGCAGAACGAGTTCCTTACCTGGCGAAAATCAGCCCGGCTTCCGAGTACTCCATGCATGATGTGCATCTGGCGGGTGGAATCAGCGCAATTATCCACGAATTGACCAAGGTCCCAGGTGCGATTCACGCGGATAGAATCACAATCAGTCAACAGGCGATTGGTGAAGTGGTACAGGAGGCCGAGATTGTTAATGAGACTGTGATTCGACGCAAGGAAACGCCTTACAGCCAAGTGGGCGGATTATCCATCCTCTATGGCAATCTCGCGCCAAACGGTGCCGTGATTAAGGTCGGCGCGGTAGATGCAGAGATATCGAGCTTTGAAGGCGAAGCCATCATCTTTGAGTCGCAGGAAGACGCCCAAGCGGGTATCGACAATGGTACGGTTCGCGAAGGGCACGTTGTTGTCATTCGCTACGAAGGACCAAAGGGAGGTCCGGGAATGCCTGAGATGCTTGCACCGACGTCTTCCATTGTCGGAAGGGGTCTCGGCAAGCAGGTCGCGCTCATCACCGATGGCCGGTTCTCAGGTGCCACACGAGGTATCGCTGTTGGACATATATCACCGGAGGCGGCGGAAGGGGGACCCATCGCGCTGCTTCGAAACGGGGACCGGATTTTGATTGACTTGCAAGAGCGCAGCATTAATGCCCTTGTCTCCGATGAAGAACTCGAGGCCAGAAGGCTTGACCTAATGCCATTTGAGCCGAAGGTCAAGAGCGGCTACTTAGCGCGTTACACAAAACTTGTGACATCAGCCAACACAGGTGGTGTCCTAAAAGTCTAA
- a CDS encoding 2-isopropylmalate synthase — MRRVEVFDTTLRDGEQSAGVNLHRHEKLEIAYQLEAYGVDVMEAGFPASSQGDFESVKEIASAIKNSVVAGLARSTEGDIDRSWEALRGAASPRLHLFIGTSPIHMQYKFRMTPDEVLESTVAAVRYARKYFSDIEWSAEDATRSDPEFLARVIEAVIREGATVINLPDTVGYTTPTEYAELFRYVQENVPGIEKVKLSAHCHDDLGMAVINTLSAIGAGVHQFEGTINGIGERAGNVAIEEVALALATRKDFFQVESGLVLAQTLRTSRLVSKLTGMPVPPNKAVVGANAFAHESGIHQDGVLKNKETYEIIKPEMIGLSSNSLPIGKHSGRHALRVKCEELGIKLDEAEFLRLFKSVKELTDKKKVVSDDDIMTLAYDTVGATEQPHYALQSLHVSYSAGSISTTTLELSTPDGEVVREAATGSGSVEAIYHTIERLIGGEIELLDYRIQSTTGGRDSLAEVYVKVAMQGKTGSGRGVDNDVLAASAKAYLDAVNRIIAGRTHGAAESVRTADTRLATDARMAADARLPADAKIATADTLAEQVAKA, encoded by the coding sequence GTGCGAAGAGTCGAAGTATTTGATACGACCTTACGGGATGGAGAACAGTCCGCAGGTGTAAACCTGCATCGGCATGAGAAACTGGAGATTGCCTATCAGCTCGAGGCCTACGGGGTTGATGTGATGGAAGCCGGGTTCCCGGCTTCCTCCCAGGGCGACTTTGAGTCGGTCAAAGAGATTGCGTCCGCCATCAAAAACTCAGTCGTAGCAGGCCTCGCAAGGTCAACTGAAGGGGACATCGACAGGTCCTGGGAGGCCTTACGGGGGGCAGCTTCACCGCGGTTGCACTTGTTTATCGGGACTTCTCCCATTCACATGCAGTACAAGTTCCGCATGACCCCTGATGAAGTCCTCGAATCCACTGTCGCTGCGGTGCGATACGCCAGAAAGTACTTTTCTGATATTGAGTGGTCCGCCGAGGACGCGACCCGCAGTGACCCTGAGTTTCTGGCCCGCGTCATCGAGGCCGTCATCCGCGAAGGTGCAACCGTGATTAACTTGCCGGACACCGTAGGCTATACCACCCCGACTGAATACGCCGAGTTGTTCCGCTATGTCCAAGAAAACGTCCCCGGCATTGAGAAAGTTAAACTATCTGCCCATTGTCACGACGACCTCGGCATGGCCGTCATCAATACCCTGTCTGCAATTGGTGCCGGTGTGCATCAATTTGAAGGAACCATCAATGGGATTGGCGAACGCGCAGGCAACGTGGCCATCGAAGAAGTTGCCTTGGCACTCGCGACAAGGAAGGACTTCTTCCAGGTCGAGTCGGGTCTTGTCCTCGCGCAGACTCTGCGCACCAGCAGACTCGTCAGCAAGTTAACGGGAATGCCGGTCCCGCCGAACAAGGCTGTTGTCGGCGCCAACGCGTTTGCGCACGAATCTGGCATCCACCAGGACGGCGTGCTGAAGAACAAGGAGACGTACGAGATTATCAAGCCAGAGATGATTGGCCTCTCGAGCAACAGCCTGCCGATTGGCAAACATTCCGGTCGTCATGCGCTGCGGGTGAAGTGCGAAGAGCTTGGCATCAAGCTTGACGAGGCGGAGTTTTTGCGGCTGTTCAAATCCGTCAAGGAGCTGACGGATAAGAAGAAAGTGGTCTCGGATGACGATATTATGACGCTGGCATACGACACGGTTGGGGCCACTGAGCAGCCGCACTACGCACTCCAGTCTTTACATGTTTCCTACAGTGCTGGCTCAATCAGCACGACGACACTGGAATTATCGACGCCAGATGGAGAGGTCGTTCGTGAAGCGGCAACCGGAAGCGGCAGTGTTGAAGCCATCTACCACACGATTGAACGCCTGATTGGCGGGGAGATTGAACTCCTTGATTACCGCATTCAATCGACCACTGGCGGGCGGGATTCGCTGGCAGAAGTGTACGTGAAGGTTGCGATGCAAGGAAAGACCGGCAGCGGGCGCGGCGTCGACAACGATGTCCTCGCAGCGTCAGCCAAAGCCTATCTCGACGCCGTTAACCGTATCATCGCCGGCAGAACGCACGGTGCGGCAGAGAGTGTTCGGACAGCCGATACGAGACTGGCCACCGATGCAAGAATGGCTGCAGATGCAAGATTGCCTGCAGATGCAAAAATAGCCACAGCGGACACGCTCGCAGAGCAAGTGGCAAAAGCATAG
- the ilvN gene encoding acetolactate synthase small subunit — translation MNRVFAVTVNNHTGVLNRITGLFLRRDFNIQSITVGATETEGISRMTIVLNVDDERVTEQVVKQLYKQIDVLKVQDITDIPTVARELVLIRVNSPLATRSELTTLIDPFRASIIDVSRDSVTIQAVGSPEKVEALIFLLQPYGIKELARTGVTAVQRANEAGEAGRPSRNFVLSI, via the coding sequence ATGAACCGCGTTTTTGCTGTCACAGTCAACAACCACACAGGCGTTCTAAACCGCATCACAGGGCTGTTCTTGCGCAGGGATTTCAATATTCAGAGCATCACTGTCGGAGCCACAGAAACGGAAGGCATCTCGCGCATGACCATCGTTCTCAACGTCGATGACGAACGCGTGACGGAACAGGTTGTGAAACAGCTCTACAAGCAGATTGACGTACTGAAAGTCCAGGATATTACTGACATCCCAACGGTGGCCAGAGAGCTCGTGCTGATTCGGGTGAACAGTCCCTTGGCAACGAGATCGGAACTGACAACGCTCATCGATCCGTTCCGGGCCTCCATCATCGATGTCAGCCGCGACTCTGTGACGATTCAAGCGGTTGGCAGCCCGGAAAAGGTGGAAGCCCTGATTTTCCTGCTGCAGCCTTACGGCATCAAAGAACTGGCTCGCACGGGTGTAACGGCGGTGCAGCGAGCGAACGAGGCCGGGGAAGCCGGTCGACCGTCGCGTAACTTTGTTCTCTCCATTTAA
- a CDS encoding DinB family protein — MSEALKMYHYHVWANTRVFDHLAQLPADVLRAPLQSVFPTIADALAHMYIVDNLWLTAMSGQAADIYRLLPTWEEEVKDATVDTFQSRFSEVAGRYEMFLAHQKDLQSISEYPHPRHGTLRASYSDIVHHIANHGTYHRGNITAMLRQLGHAGPSTDYVFYLYTI; from the coding sequence ATGAGCGAAGCCTTGAAAATGTACCACTATCACGTTTGGGCGAATACACGGGTATTTGACCACCTTGCACAGCTTCCAGCGGATGTGTTACGGGCCCCGCTTCAAAGTGTGTTTCCGACGATTGCTGACGCCCTGGCCCACATGTATATTGTCGATAACTTGTGGCTGACTGCAATGTCAGGTCAGGCAGCAGACATCTATCGCTTACTTCCGACTTGGGAAGAAGAAGTGAAGGATGCAACTGTCGACACCTTTCAAAGCCGTTTCTCAGAAGTGGCCGGTCGCTACGAGATGTTTCTTGCACATCAAAAAGATTTACAATCCATTTCTGAGTATCCACACCCGAGGCATGGAACCTTGCGCGCGAGCTACAGCGACATCGTGCACCACATTGCCAACCACGGTACCTATCACCGTGGAAACATCACGGCGATGCTCAGGCAACTGGGGCATGCGGGTCCATCGACAGACTACGTCTTTTACTTGTACACCATTTGA
- the leuC gene encoding 3-isopropylmalate dehydratase large subunit: MVEKIWDTHTVVSEPGQPDLLYIDLHLVHEVTSPQAFEGLRMAGRKVRRPDMTFATMDHNVPTDDPFKVDDPIAAKQIAVLEANCKEFGIDLADLNSSAQGIVHVIGPELGLTQPGKTIVCGDSHTSTHGAFGALAFGIGTSEVEHVLATQCLWQSRPKTMRVSVVGERPSGVSAKDVVLGVIAENGIGFGTGHVIEFTGNVIAAMSMEERMTVCNMSIEAGARAGLVAPDETTFAYLEGRRFVPSGDAFETAKQKWLTLPSDEGAVYDTEIVFDVTSMKEQVTWGTNPGMCTDVDGTVPDPASFANDSSKRATASAIAYMGLLPGMRIQDIEIQHVFIGSCTNARIEDLRTAARVIKGRSVKPGVRALVVPGSKQVKLQAEAEGLDEVFRTAGFEWREPGCSMCLAMNPDFVPEGERCASTSNRNFEGRQGRGARTHLVSPAMAAAAAIAGRFVSARTMLEENVPSIKLGG; this comes from the coding sequence CTGGTTGAGAAGATTTGGGATACACACACGGTTGTTTCTGAACCGGGGCAGCCAGATTTGTTGTACATTGACCTGCACCTCGTCCACGAGGTGACCTCTCCACAGGCTTTTGAAGGGCTTCGCATGGCGGGCCGAAAGGTACGCCGGCCGGATATGACGTTTGCTACGATGGACCATAACGTGCCAACAGATGACCCGTTCAAAGTAGACGATCCGATTGCAGCCAAACAGATTGCCGTGCTCGAAGCGAACTGCAAGGAGTTTGGCATCGACCTCGCAGACCTGAACAGTTCCGCGCAGGGCATCGTGCACGTGATTGGGCCGGAACTTGGGCTTACGCAACCGGGCAAGACGATTGTCTGCGGCGACAGTCACACATCGACGCACGGGGCATTTGGGGCACTCGCGTTTGGGATTGGGACGAGTGAAGTGGAACACGTCCTGGCTACGCAGTGCCTGTGGCAGTCCCGACCAAAGACCATGCGCGTCTCTGTCGTCGGAGAGCGACCGTCAGGTGTTTCGGCAAAAGACGTGGTGCTCGGTGTGATTGCGGAAAATGGCATCGGCTTTGGTACGGGACATGTGATTGAGTTTACAGGCAACGTCATTGCCGCCATGTCCATGGAAGAGCGCATGACGGTCTGTAATATGTCGATTGAAGCAGGAGCACGGGCGGGCTTGGTAGCACCGGACGAGACCACATTCGCGTATCTCGAAGGTCGGCGATTCGTACCGAGCGGCGACGCTTTTGAGACCGCTAAACAGAAGTGGTTGACTCTGCCGTCCGATGAAGGAGCCGTGTACGACACGGAAATCGTCTTTGATGTCACGTCGATGAAGGAACAGGTCACGTGGGGGACCAACCCCGGAATGTGCACGGATGTCGACGGCACTGTACCGGACCCGGCATCGTTCGCTAATGACTCGTCCAAGCGCGCGACGGCTTCGGCCATCGCTTACATGGGGCTTCTTCCAGGGATGCGGATTCAGGACATCGAGATTCAGCATGTGTTCATCGGATCGTGCACGAACGCCCGCATTGAAGACCTGCGCACGGCGGCCAGGGTCATCAAGGGACGCAGCGTGAAGCCCGGGGTACGGGCGCTTGTTGTACCGGGATCGAAACAGGTAAAACTTCAGGCCGAAGCAGAGGGCCTCGACGAGGTCTTCCGGACAGCTGGTTTTGAGTGGCGGGAGCCGGGGTGCAGTATGTGTCTGGCGATGAATCCGGACTTCGTACCGGAGGGCGAGCGCTGTGCATCCACGTCAAACCGCAACTTCGAAGGTCGGCAGGGCCGCGGTGCAAGGACGCATCTGGTCAGTCCTGCCATGGCGGCTGCAGCTGCAATTGCGGGCCGATTTGTGAGTGCGAGGACCATGCTTGAAGAGAACGTGCCATCTATCAAATTGGGAGGGTGA
- the ilvC gene encoding ketol-acid reductoisomerase has translation MAQMYFDDDVTLNALQEKTVAIIGYGSQGHAHAQNLRDSGVNVIVGLRRGKSFDKAEEDGFRVMSVAQAAQAADVIMVLLPDEKQPAVYNAEIAPHLTAGKALAFAHGFNVHFSQIVPPENVDVFLAAPKGPGHLVRRVYVEGGGVPALIAVQQDASGQAKELALAYVKGIGAARAAVIETSFQEETETDLFGEQAVLCGGMSALIKAGFETLVSAGYQPEIAYFECLHEMKLIVDLIYEGGLEYMRYSISDTAQWGDFTAGPRIVTDETKATMKQLLKEIQTGQFAKQWVLENQVNRPVFNAINRQEQEHMLTVVGQELREKMPFIRQGKSLPKEVVASAKSRSI, from the coding sequence ATGGCACAGATGTACTTTGATGACGACGTAACACTAAACGCACTCCAGGAGAAAACGGTGGCTATTATCGGCTATGGATCGCAGGGGCATGCCCACGCTCAGAATCTTCGTGACAGCGGCGTGAACGTGATTGTTGGCCTGCGTCGCGGGAAGTCGTTTGACAAAGCCGAAGAGGACGGCTTCCGCGTGATGTCCGTAGCACAGGCTGCCCAGGCGGCAGACGTCATCATGGTGCTCTTGCCAGACGAGAAACAGCCCGCTGTCTACAATGCTGAAATTGCTCCGCATCTGACTGCAGGTAAGGCGCTCGCTTTTGCGCACGGTTTCAACGTTCACTTCAGTCAGATTGTCCCGCCAGAAAACGTTGACGTTTTCCTGGCAGCACCAAAAGGTCCGGGGCACCTTGTTCGGCGGGTGTATGTCGAGGGCGGCGGCGTACCGGCACTCATCGCAGTCCAACAGGACGCATCCGGCCAAGCAAAAGAATTGGCACTTGCGTACGTCAAGGGTATCGGCGCAGCACGAGCAGCTGTGATTGAGACCAGTTTCCAGGAGGAGACGGAAACGGACCTCTTTGGCGAACAGGCTGTCCTCTGCGGCGGCATGTCCGCACTTATCAAAGCTGGGTTTGAGACATTGGTGAGCGCCGGGTATCAACCGGAGATTGCTTATTTTGAATGTCTGCATGAAATGAAGCTCATCGTCGATTTGATTTACGAGGGCGGCCTCGAATACATGCGCTACTCCATCTCTGATACCGCGCAGTGGGGCGATTTTACCGCGGGTCCGCGAATCGTGACGGACGAGACCAAGGCAACCATGAAGCAGCTTTTGAAGGAGATTCAGACAGGTCAGTTTGCCAAACAGTGGGTCCTCGAAAACCAGGTGAACCGTCCCGTTTTCAACGCCATCAATCGTCAGGAACAAGAGCACATGCTCACCGTCGTTGGCCAAGAACTGCGCGAAAAGATGCCATTCATCAGGCAGGGGAAGTCATTACCCAAAGAGGTGGTAGCGAGTGCGAAGAGTCGAAGTATTTGA